The nucleotide sequence TTTTACATTTATATTTTTGGTAAAAAAAACTATTTTATTTTCAAGAAAGCAAAGAGATACTAATATTATCTCATATAATGAAATTATTGAAAACAACTTGCTATAAATGTAAGACAGTTTTTTATTTTTTAATATAGTTAAATTAAACATTGATACGTTATTTAAATATGAAACTCCTTTTATACTTTTTTTTTCTTCATTAAAATTATTTATCAAAGTTCCTTTTGAAAAAATATTCAACGTGTTTTTTATTAAACAAGGAATATTAAATTTTAACAAAGGCAAAATCATTTTCGGATGTATAACTTTAGCTCCAAAAAAAGACAATTTTAAAGCTTCTTTATAAGATATATTTTTTATTAATTTAGCATTTACTACATTTTTTGGATCAGTACTATATATACCATCTACATCTGTCCATATTTCACAACAACTTGCTTTTAATAATACAGATAATATTGCAGCAGAATAATCTGATCCATTTCTTCCTAATAAAACCAACTCTTTTTTTTTATTACCTGCTATAAAACCTGCCATTAAAACAATGTTTTCAATAGGTATTTTTTTATTTTTAATTTTATGCATAGATTTTTTTATATTAACTGTAGATTCTAAATATTTGCCAGTTGATATTATATATTTAATTGGATTTATTATTGTAACTTTATAATTCTTTGCAATTAGTATATTAGACATAATAATTATAGAAATTTTTTCTCCTATAGATATTATTTTTGCTTGTATAATATCTGGACAAAATTTAAATATTTTAATTCCGTATAACAATTGTTCTAATTTATTTAATTTGTTTTTTATTTTCTTATATATTTTAATATGATTTAATTTTTTAAAATAACATTTTAAATCATTTATTAATTTAAAAAATATATTTCTAATTTTTTTAATATCTATAATATTTTTACTAATAGCATATTCTATTGTTTTTACTAAATAATTAGTAATTTTTGCTGGAGCTGATAATACAATAGCTACTTGTTCTTTTTTATATTTTTCTTTTATAATATTATAAACAGATAAAAACTTTTCTGAATTTTTTAACGAAGTCCCACCAAATTTCAGAACTCGCATATAATATTCTCCTTTGTTTTTTTGTTATATATAATATATTATTTTAATTTTTTTTTTACTAATAAAGATATAAACAATATATTCTATTTTTTTTTATAAAACTATGTTTTTAAAATTTTATAAAATATTAGATATAAATTTATTGAATTTATTTTTTAATAAAATATTAAAAAAAATCGTTAATATATGATTTTTAATGATCATGAATTTAATTATATTATCATTAAAAAAATATTTGTATATTCATGACATATAATATTTAAAATAAATAATATATAATAAATTATATTTTGTATTATTTAATATTTTAAAAATAAAACTTATGAAAAATAATGTTAAAGTTATATTTTCTGCAAATAAATTGCATAATCGTATAAATGAACTTGGTAAACAAATTACAAACAAATATAAAAATATTGATGGTAAAATAATTCTAATTGGCTTATTACGTGGATCTTTTATGTTTATGGCTGATTTATGTAGAGCAATTAATGTATCTCATGAAGTTGATTTCATTACTACTTGTAGCTATAGCAATAATATGTTTTCTAACAATAATGTGAAAATATTAAAAGATTTAAACGAAAATATTTATGGAAAAAATGTATTAATCGTTGAAGACATAATTGATTCTGGAAATACTTTAAAAAAAATATATAATTTGTTATACAAAAGAAATCCAAAATCTTTATCTGTATGTACTTTGTTAGATAAAAGACACGCAAAAAAATTAAATATAAGAATAGATTATGTAGGTTTTTCTGTTTCTAATGATTTTATGGTAGGTTATGGTTTAGATTATGCTCAAAAATACAGACATTTGCCTTATATAGGTAAAGTTATTTCAAATAAATAGACAAATATATTATAAAACTAACTTTTTTTTATTAAATATTTTATGTACACCAAGAAATGAATAACTATAATTTTTATTGTTTAAAATTTCTTGTGTACTAATATTTATTAGATATTATTAATTTTTATTTAAAATTTTTTGTGTTTATTAAAATTAATAAATAAGATTATTATTATTTAATATTTAGTATTTAATTAAAAATTAAATTTTTTATTAGTCCAAAAAT is from Buchnera aphidicola (Taiwanaphis decaspermi) and encodes:
- the hpt gene encoding hypoxanthine phosphoribosyltransferase; the protein is MKNNVKVIFSANKLHNRINELGKQITNKYKNIDGKIILIGLLRGSFMFMADLCRAINVSHEVDFITTCSYSNNMFSNNNVKILKDLNENIYGKNVLIVEDIIDSGNTLKKIYNLLYKRNPKSLSVCTLLDKRHAKKLNIRIDYVGFSVSNDFMVGYGLDYAQKYRHLPYIGKVISNK